A window from Staphylococcus succinus encodes these proteins:
- a CDS encoding PTS sugar transporter subunit IIB, with protein sequence MKQVLVACGAGIATSTVVNSAIEEMAKEHNIKVDLKQIKISEVSAYVDTADLLVTTAMTQKEYDFPVINARNFLTGIGVEDTKKEILDVLKS encoded by the coding sequence ATGAAACAAGTATTAGTCGCATGTGGTGCAGGTATTGCAACGTCAACGGTAGTTAATAGCGCAATCGAAGAAATGGCAAAAGAACATAATATTAAAGTAGATTTAAAGCAAATCAAAATATCGGAAGTCAGTGCTTACGTAGATACTGCAGATTTATTAGTCACAACAGCTATGACACAAAAAGAATATGATTTCCCTGTCATTAACGCTCGTAATTTCTTAACAGGCATCGGCGTTGAAGATACTAAAAAAGAAATTCTAGATGTATTAAAAAGCTAA
- a CDS encoding galactitol-1-phosphate 5-dehydrogenase, which produces MKALNLYHTEDLRYEDTSSPQIMAADDVIIKVVATGICGSDISRYKKLGPYQTGMTFGHEFSGIVESIGSQVTHVQIGDAVTGCPAIVCHACEQCEKGNYSRCAQLFVIGSYQPGCFAEYVKLSASNVLKLPENVDFDTAAMVEPSAVVAHGFYRTSMKPGATVAIMGCGSIGLLAIQWSKIFGAANIIAIDIDSHKLDIAQTFGADYVINSKNENLDAAIARIPFNIDVAVESAGSPFTIGQVLTLPTKGGEVLLLGIPYSDIEMERTHFEKILRNELNVIGSWNGLSAPFPGEEWSATLHYMSTGDIKVAPMISDRLELKKGPETFDAIVHKKKHFDKVMFYPEL; this is translated from the coding sequence TTGAAAGCTTTAAACCTTTATCATACTGAAGATTTGAGATATGAAGACACTTCCTCGCCCCAAATTATGGCAGCAGACGATGTGATTATCAAAGTCGTAGCCACAGGTATATGTGGGTCAGATATCTCTCGTTATAAAAAATTAGGCCCTTATCAAACAGGCATGACATTTGGACATGAATTTTCAGGTATTGTCGAAAGTATCGGGAGTCAAGTTACACATGTCCAAATTGGCGATGCAGTCACTGGATGTCCAGCTATTGTTTGTCATGCTTGTGAGCAATGCGAAAAAGGAAATTATTCAAGATGTGCACAGCTATTTGTCATAGGTTCCTATCAACCGGGCTGTTTTGCAGAATACGTTAAGCTCTCTGCTTCTAACGTTTTAAAATTACCAGAAAATGTAGACTTTGATACAGCTGCTATGGTGGAACCTTCTGCAGTTGTCGCACATGGTTTCTATAGAACAAGTATGAAACCGGGTGCGACAGTAGCTATCATGGGTTGTGGTAGTATTGGATTGTTAGCCATCCAGTGGTCTAAAATATTTGGTGCTGCGAATATCATTGCTATTGATATTGACTCCCATAAATTAGACATTGCCCAAACCTTTGGCGCTGATTATGTCATCAACTCTAAAAATGAAAATTTAGATGCAGCTATAGCTCGGATTCCATTTAATATAGATGTGGCGGTGGAGTCCGCAGGTTCACCATTTACAATTGGCCAAGTCCTAACACTGCCGACCAAAGGTGGAGAAGTGTTACTACTCGGTATTCCCTACTCCGATATCGAAATGGAACGCACACACTTCGAAAAAATATTACGAAATGAGCTTAATGTGATTGGATCTTGGAATGGTCTGTCTGCGCCTTTCCCTGGAGAAGAATGGTCTGCAACACTCCATTACATGTCTACAGGTGACATCAAAGTCGCCCCTATGATTTCAGACCGATTAGAATTAAAAAAAGGGCCTGAAACTTTTGATGCAATTGTTCATAAAAAGAAACACTTCGATAAAGTGATGTTCTACCCGGAACTATAA
- a CDS encoding PTS sugar transporter subunit IIA, translated as MQGLKIDASNIILNLEARTSDAALSELAELMYSNGYVKASYKDAVIAREKSFATGLPTVYCSVAIPHTDIEHVEAKSIGVAVLKDTVPFVIMGEVKETTDVKLIFMLAMDKEDAQLSLLQKLMGVFQNDQLLKTIVNAKTRNEIAQVIEQELAET; from the coding sequence ATGCAAGGTTTAAAGATAGATGCCTCAAATATCATTCTTAATTTAGAGGCTAGAACAAGCGATGCAGCATTGAGTGAATTAGCTGAATTAATGTATAGCAATGGCTATGTAAAGGCATCTTATAAAGATGCAGTTATCGCAAGAGAAAAGTCATTTGCTACTGGGTTACCCACTGTGTATTGTTCTGTGGCTATTCCACACACAGATATTGAGCATGTAGAAGCTAAATCCATAGGTGTCGCCGTACTTAAAGATACTGTCCCATTCGTCATTATGGGAGAAGTTAAAGAGACAACTGACGTCAAATTGATATTTATGCTTGCGATGGATAAAGAAGATGCGCAATTATCATTATTACAAAAATTAATGGGCGTTTTTCAAAACGATCAATTACTCAAAACAATCGTAAATGCCAAAACACGCAATGAAATCGCACAAGTTATAGAACAAGAGTTAGCTGAAACGTAA
- a CDS encoding non-ribosomal peptide synthetase, whose protein sequence is MKDYILSEAQREIIQLEEYYENTSINNIAALVTIKDKVKTSDIEKSLNHLIQIHDSYRIKIKKVNTEYKQYIDAFQSKTFDYIDFNANQKGFDQWIHTQVKSNIFNLNSDLFKFVILTLPQGDTGILLLQHHIISDGWSMTIAGNTLCESLIYGNKNENFEYTYLNCIEDEINYKNSGRFVKDKQFWLKKTENLEDNELFENNWMHSAQGDRLNYQLSDDFTQKIINFCERNTLSISNLFSAVMQILKHKKTSSNKNSIGLVLHNRNTQFEKKVTGVYSRVLPIIVEIDKHSSIDTFLRTIKKETFNVLKHRKYANSYILEDSGNAKGLLDFVLSFQNTQHNADFIKRGYSEEWLDSGTTNVPLNLNISNRHGEDNLDIDYDYQIDIVSKKEVMRLHTNIIEILNAILENPMQKISEIEIIAKEERSLVLNDFNDTQLSLNNSATFIERFENQVAKTPEKTAITYEGESLSYQALNARANQLAHQLRNNGVKPNRLVGIMTHRHLEMVIGIYAILKAGAAYVPIDPNYPNDRIDYILEDSRATVLLTDCAIDNAIEFNQTIIDLKDHANASTEPVENLPHVTDVTHLMCVIYTSGTTGKPKGVMMSYRSVMNNLNRRIHRFNISSDDNILFKMPFTFDPSIWELFGWAMVGAQATILPSGEEGNPERITSLIQNSKVTLAVFVPSMFNPFITYIKSTKQAHLLSSLNYVLVGGEAVTAELVNEFNKWIGQTNNTQLINVYGPTETTIDVTNFDCESHVTYEAIPIGQPIANTQAYIMNEDNNLMGINMPGELCIGGVGVTDGYLNRPELTQEKFIDNPFGEGKLYRTGDLAKWQDDGNIAYLGRIDDQVKIRGYRIELGEIESILRQIEDIIDVAVIAKAMADEELAICAYLVSDKVIAFDAIKTELSKQLPNYMVPTYIEQIEQIPVTANGKLDKQQLPDIKIESKSYVAPTNNTEIMLTQVFENILNIERVGIEDNFFDIGGHSLKALGIINEIENETGIRIPVKIIFERPTIEQLAKFIKNSSDMKHIQDIPKATDKPYYAISPIQQHIYILNEIAGKQTTAYNMPGIFNITGNVDIERVQYAFQSLIHRHEALRTRFETIDGSLVQVIEPHTQIKIDYEKEPNADIDELLEDFVKPFNLQIAPLFKVKIVKRDDQRYILLFDIHHIISDGASIYNVIREFSQLYQGHKLGEVKLQYKDYSEWINNTDFSKQRTFWLSQFEDTLPILDLPLDRPRPKQQTFEGKTVTVNMPSALKDAMQSLAQTTGSTDYTILLTSLFILLRKYTHQEDIVIGSPVSGRTHKNTEKVIGAFFNRIAMRGYPESHKSFNQLLSEITDLSLKALDNQDYPIEKLKDEVTEKHGLKRSTLHDVTFAFQNINNTILEIDDWEIEEKEVSGTNVKFDLHMMIEGHEDYQLSLKYASELFDATTIEQMLNTFIDILDSVTKDPELKIKEIEEQT, encoded by the coding sequence ATGAAAGACTATATATTATCTGAAGCACAACGTGAAATTATTCAGTTAGAGGAATATTATGAAAATACAAGTATTAATAATATTGCAGCGCTTGTGACTATCAAAGATAAAGTTAAAACATCAGATATTGAGAAATCTCTAAATCATTTAATACAAATACATGATAGTTATAGAATTAAAATCAAAAAAGTGAACACCGAGTATAAGCAATATATTGATGCATTTCAAAGTAAAACGTTTGATTATATCGATTTTAATGCCAATCAAAAAGGCTTTGATCAATGGATTCATACACAGGTAAAATCAAATATATTCAATTTGAATAGTGACTTATTTAAATTTGTGATTTTAACACTTCCCCAAGGAGATACCGGTATATTATTACTGCAGCATCATATTATTTCAGATGGATGGAGTATGACCATAGCTGGAAACACCTTATGTGAATCTTTAATTTACGGGAACAAAAATGAGAATTTTGAGTATACGTATTTAAATTGTATTGAAGATGAAATAAATTATAAAAATTCTGGAAGGTTCGTAAAAGATAAACAATTTTGGCTCAAAAAAACAGAAAATTTAGAAGATAATGAGTTATTCGAGAATAACTGGATGCATAGCGCTCAAGGAGATAGACTAAATTATCAATTATCAGACGACTTCACACAAAAAATTATAAATTTTTGTGAAAGAAACACATTAAGTATTAGTAATTTATTTTCTGCAGTTATGCAGATTTTAAAACATAAAAAAACTTCATCAAACAAAAACTCGATTGGATTAGTATTACACAATAGGAATACGCAATTTGAAAAGAAAGTAACGGGCGTTTATTCAAGAGTGTTACCTATCATCGTTGAAATTGATAAACACTCATCTATCGATACTTTTTTACGAACAATAAAAAAGGAAACTTTCAACGTATTAAAACACCGAAAGTATGCAAATAGTTATATATTAGAAGATAGTGGCAATGCTAAAGGCTTACTAGATTTCGTCCTTTCATTCCAAAATACACAACATAATGCTGACTTTATAAAAAGAGGATATTCAGAGGAGTGGTTAGACTCCGGAACTACTAATGTCCCATTAAATCTTAATATAAGTAATAGGCATGGCGAAGATAATTTAGATATAGATTATGATTACCAAATAGATATTGTTAGTAAAAAAGAAGTTATGCGCTTACACACTAATATTATAGAAATTTTAAATGCAATATTAGAAAACCCAATGCAAAAAATCAGTGAAATTGAGATTATTGCAAAAGAAGAAAGGTCACTCGTTTTAAATGATTTTAACGATACACAACTATCACTTAATAATTCAGCGACATTTATAGAACGTTTTGAAAATCAAGTAGCTAAAACACCAGAGAAAACAGCAATCACATATGAAGGTGAAAGTCTAAGCTATCAAGCATTAAATGCTCGTGCGAATCAATTAGCGCATCAGTTACGTAATAATGGCGTTAAACCTAATCGTCTTGTAGGCATAATGACACACCGTCATTTAGAAATGGTTATTGGTATTTATGCCATTCTAAAAGCTGGCGCCGCATACGTTCCAATTGATCCAAATTATCCCAATGACCGTATCGACTATATCCTAGAAGATAGTCGAGCGACAGTATTACTAACCGATTGCGCTATAGACAATGCTATTGAATTTAATCAAACAATTATAGATTTGAAGGACCATGCTAACGCATCAACAGAACCTGTAGAAAACTTGCCGCATGTCACAGATGTAACTCATTTAATGTGTGTTATTTATACTTCTGGAACAACTGGAAAGCCTAAAGGTGTCATGATGTCTTACAGAAGCGTGATGAATAATCTTAATAGAAGAATTCATCGATTTAATATCAGTAGTGATGACAACATTCTGTTTAAAATGCCTTTTACCTTTGATCCGTCTATATGGGAATTATTTGGATGGGCAATGGTGGGTGCACAGGCAACAATATTACCTTCAGGTGAAGAAGGTAACCCAGAACGCATTACTTCATTAATTCAAAATTCTAAAGTAACACTAGCTGTCTTTGTGCCTTCTATGTTTAATCCGTTTATCACTTACATTAAGTCGACAAAACAAGCACACTTACTTTCTAGTTTAAACTATGTCTTAGTTGGCGGTGAGGCAGTGACAGCAGAATTAGTGAATGAATTTAACAAATGGATTGGCCAAACAAACAATACACAATTAATTAATGTGTATGGGCCCACTGAAACTACGATTGATGTTACCAATTTTGATTGTGAAAGCCATGTTACCTATGAGGCTATACCCATTGGTCAGCCTATTGCCAATACGCAAGCGTATATTATGAACGAAGACAATAATCTTATGGGCATTAATATGCCTGGAGAACTTTGTATTGGTGGTGTAGGCGTAACTGATGGTTACTTAAATCGTCCAGAATTAACTCAAGAAAAATTCATCGACAATCCATTCGGTGAAGGTAAATTATATCGTACGGGTGATTTAGCAAAGTGGCAAGATGATGGAAATATTGCATATTTAGGACGTATCGACGATCAAGTAAAAATACGTGGCTATCGCATTGAACTTGGTGAAATTGAAAGTATCTTGCGTCAAATTGAAGATATTATAGATGTTGCAGTCATTGCCAAAGCAATGGCAGATGAAGAATTAGCGATATGCGCTTACTTAGTATCAGATAAAGTAATTGCGTTTGATGCTATTAAAACAGAATTAAGCAAACAATTACCAAATTATATGGTTCCAACATATATAGAACAAATTGAACAAATACCAGTCACAGCTAACGGTAAGTTAGATAAACAACAATTACCTGATATTAAAATTGAAAGTAAAAGTTATGTCGCGCCCACAAATAATACAGAAATCATGCTGACTCAAGTATTTGAAAACATCTTGAATATTGAACGTGTAGGTATAGAGGATAATTTCTTTGATATTGGGGGCCATTCGCTTAAAGCATTAGGTATCATAAACGAAATCGAAAATGAGACCGGTATACGTATACCGGTAAAAATTATTTTTGAAAGACCAACGATTGAACAATTGGCTAAATTTATAAAAAATAGCAGCGACATGAAACATATTCAAGATATTCCAAAAGCTACAGATAAGCCATATTATGCTATTTCTCCAATACAACAGCATATTTATATATTGAACGAAATAGCAGGTAAACAAACGACAGCCTATAATATGCCGGGCATATTTAATATTACAGGTAACGTAGATATTGAACGCGTACAATACGCTTTTCAATCTTTAATTCATCGACATGAAGCATTAAGAACACGCTTTGAAACAATTGATGGATCTCTTGTACAAGTCATCGAACCACATACACAGATTAAGATAGACTATGAAAAAGAACCAAACGCTGATATTGACGAACTTTTAGAAGATTTTGTAAAACCATTTAACTTACAAATAGCGCCTTTATTCAAAGTTAAGATAGTGAAACGTGATGATCAACGTTATATTTTACTATTTGATATCCATCACATTATTTCAGATGGTGCATCCATCTACAATGTCATTAGAGAATTTTCACAATTGTATCAAGGGCACAAGTTAGGAGAAGTCAAATTACAGTATAAAGATTACAGTGAATGGATTAATAATACTGATTTTAGTAAACAACGCACATTCTGGTTATCACAATTTGAAGATACATTACCTATTTTAGACTTACCTTTAGACCGTCCGAGACCTAAGCAACAGACTTTTGAAGGTAAAACCGTTACTGTAAATATGCCGAGTGCACTGAAAGATGCAATGCAAAGTTTAGCGCAAACAACTGGTAGCACCGACTACACGATTTTATTAACTTCATTATTTATTTTATTACGTAAATATACACATCAAGAAGATATTGTCATTGGTAGTCCTGTTTCCGGACGTACCCACAAAAACACTGAAAAAGTCATAGGCGCCTTTTTTAACAGGATTGCTATGCGTGGATACCCAGAAAGTCATAAATCATTCAATCAATTACTATCAGAAATTACAGACTTATCATTAAAAGCTTTAGACAATCAAGATTATCCTATTGAAAAATTGAAAGATGAAGTAACCGAAAAACATGGTTTAAAACGCTCTACATTGCATGATGTAACATTCGCATTTCAAAATATCAATAATACAATATTGGAAATAGACGATTGGGAAATTGAAGAAAAAGAAGTTTCCGGCACCAATGTTAAATTTGATTTACACATGATGATCGAAGGTCATGAGGATTATCAATTATCATTAAAATATGCCAGTGAATTGTTTGATGCAACAACAATCGAACAAATGCTAAATACATTTATTGATATACTGGATAGCGTTACAAAAGATCCCGAACTAAAAATAAAAGAAATTGAAGAACAAACATAA
- a CDS encoding PTS galactitol transporter subunit IIC, giving the protein MGRFVDFIQAFLDLGATVILPIVIFILGLFFRQKIGSAFRSGLTIGVAFVGIFLVIDLLVNNLGPAAQAMVKNLGVSLNVIDVGWPATSSIAWASVIAAFIIPLDIIINIAMLLTKTTRTMNVDIWNFWHYTFCGAMVYAVSGSLWQSLVAAVIFQIVCLKVADWTAPMMSKFYDLPGVSIATGSTISYVPGIFLVQGLQKIPGINKLNADPETIQKRFGAFGESIFVGLVLGLAIGILAGYNVGDVINLGMSMAAVMVLMPRMVKILMEGLMPVSESARTWLNKRFGDREIYIGLDAAVALGHPAVIATALILVPITVLLAVILPGNQVLPFGDLATIPFIIAFIVGAARGNIIHSVIVGTIMIAISLYIATDVAPIFTSMADGTKVKMPSGAAQISSLDQGGNILNYIIFKFFSLFN; this is encoded by the coding sequence ATGGGTAGATTTGTAGATTTTATACAAGCATTTCTAGATTTAGGGGCAACCGTTATTCTTCCAATCGTCATATTTATACTTGGATTATTTTTCAGACAAAAAATAGGTTCTGCCTTTAGATCTGGTTTGACGATTGGTGTCGCATTTGTAGGTATTTTCTTAGTTATTGATTTATTAGTAAATAATTTAGGGCCCGCTGCACAAGCCATGGTTAAAAACTTAGGGGTAAGTCTAAATGTGATTGATGTCGGTTGGCCAGCAACTTCTTCTATTGCATGGGCTTCAGTCATTGCAGCCTTTATTATCCCCTTAGATATCATTATTAATATTGCTATGCTATTAACGAAGACTACCCGCACGATGAACGTAGATATATGGAACTTTTGGCATTATACGTTTTGTGGTGCGATGGTCTACGCTGTATCTGGCAGCCTGTGGCAATCTTTAGTTGCTGCAGTTATATTCCAAATCGTCTGTTTAAAAGTAGCAGATTGGACTGCACCAATGATGAGCAAATTCTATGATTTGCCAGGTGTTTCTATTGCTACTGGTAGTACAATTTCTTATGTCCCTGGTATCTTTCTAGTTCAGGGATTACAAAAAATTCCTGGCATCAATAAATTGAATGCAGATCCAGAAACAATTCAAAAACGTTTTGGTGCATTTGGAGAGTCTATCTTTGTTGGCTTAGTACTTGGTTTAGCAATTGGTATATTAGCAGGCTATAACGTAGGAGACGTTATTAATCTGGGTATGTCGATGGCTGCAGTAATGGTATTAATGCCTCGCATGGTTAAGATTCTTATGGAAGGACTTATGCCTGTCTCAGAATCTGCCCGTACATGGTTAAACAAACGCTTTGGAGATCGTGAGATTTATATTGGTCTAGATGCTGCAGTAGCATTAGGACATCCTGCAGTAATCGCTACTGCACTAATTTTAGTACCTATTACTGTATTATTAGCAGTGATTTTACCTGGTAACCAAGTATTACCGTTTGGTGATTTAGCCACGATTCCATTTATTATAGCGTTTATCGTTGGTGCTGCGCGTGGTAATATCATACACTCTGTTATTGTCGGTACCATCATGATTGCTATTTCCTTATATATTGCAACAGATGTAGCACCAATTTTCACAAGTATGGCAGATGGTACGAAAGTCAAAATGCCTTCTGGAGCCGCTCAAATTTCAAGTCTTGACCAAGGTGGTAACATCTTGAATTATATTATTTTCAAATTCTTTAGTTTATTTAATTAA
- a CDS encoding BglG family transcription antiterminator has product MTCAKLDSTTKEGVNIQTENFNIITEMIKNPNVKGKDLETMFKISRRQLGYRIQKINDWLVEQNCPPIERTSQGFFIVDDMIKNFLNVSTTSLQQENEQVYTAYQRAHLILLMLLREDEMLSLNHFAIDLKVSKNTILNDLKKLKSLLTPYEISLKYSRQEGYYLKGNEFEIRKLLTNLIDRIFTLNITQDDILRNLKLKEKKLHIIDDQINKIEQYLENKFIDQSTETLRYKLYFIIRRIQHGKIISPFSIGYDDLSDTEEYQATEILTSNYPDIPRQEKLFITLQLLSTSVQWSELNDAKYLPSLQLALEAMINQFEKLTFITFEDRHTLINQLMFHMKPAFYRIKYDLSDIESLQNTLKDDYKELFHLVKLSSKPMEQFFQRPLPDNEIAYLTILIGGTLRRQNEDIDKKVKAVVVCTQGTSISQLMLQELRNVFPEFIFLDALSLREFNHYTLDFDVVFSPMQVMTHKRLYITKAILTAQEKQDLRQHVLGQLNHTFETDIYAEKMLAIIREHAHIHNEQVLLREIKNQFDDIHAYASITSSSISLNGNLNLQDLLPIHHIQFAQCISDMEVAIRLAAEPLLTQQYIDANYIDSMIKSFDETYMVIHQNIAIPHAENEQNVNRTAMSMLVLEEPLTLSTGFDVHIFVVIAATDKFKHLRPLLQLRDLAQDHKSIQSIIQSESKSQIFETIKTFSNID; this is encoded by the coding sequence ATGACCTGTGCTAAATTAGATTCAACAACAAAGGAGGGAGTTAATATACAAACAGAAAACTTTAATATCATTACTGAAATGATTAAAAACCCCAATGTTAAAGGGAAAGACTTAGAAACGATGTTCAAGATTTCGCGAAGACAGCTTGGCTATCGTATCCAAAAAATTAATGATTGGTTAGTAGAACAAAATTGCCCGCCAATCGAACGTACGAGTCAAGGTTTCTTCATAGTTGATGATATGATTAAAAATTTTCTTAATGTATCCACAACATCTCTCCAACAGGAAAATGAGCAGGTATATACTGCTTACCAACGCGCGCACCTCATTTTGCTGATGTTGTTAAGGGAAGATGAAATGTTATCATTAAATCATTTTGCAATAGATTTAAAAGTGAGTAAGAATACCATATTAAATGATTTGAAAAAACTAAAATCATTACTGACACCTTATGAAATTAGCCTGAAATATTCACGACAGGAGGGATATTATCTCAAGGGTAATGAATTTGAAATCAGAAAACTTTTAACCAATTTAATTGATAGAATCTTTACTTTAAATATCACTCAAGATGATATTTTGCGAAATTTAAAATTAAAAGAAAAAAAACTTCATATCATTGATGATCAAATTAACAAAATTGAACAATATTTAGAGAATAAGTTTATTGATCAAAGTACAGAAACATTGCGCTATAAACTGTATTTCATTATAAGAAGAATTCAACATGGCAAAATCATTTCACCTTTTTCAATTGGTTACGATGATCTATCTGACACTGAGGAATATCAAGCGACTGAAATTTTAACATCAAACTATCCTGATATACCTCGACAAGAGAAATTATTTATTACCTTGCAACTTTTATCTACAAGTGTGCAATGGTCAGAATTAAATGATGCTAAGTATTTACCATCATTACAATTAGCGTTGGAAGCTATGATTAATCAATTCGAGAAACTCACTTTTATTACATTTGAAGACCGGCACACTTTAATCAATCAACTAATGTTTCATATGAAGCCAGCTTTTTACAGGATCAAATATGACTTATCTGATATCGAAAGTTTACAGAATACTCTGAAAGATGATTACAAAGAACTATTTCATTTAGTTAAATTATCTTCTAAACCTATGGAACAGTTCTTTCAACGTCCTTTACCCGATAATGAAATTGCTTATTTAACAATACTTATCGGTGGCACTTTAAGAAGACAAAACGAAGATATCGATAAAAAAGTAAAAGCAGTAGTCGTATGCACACAAGGAACCTCCATTTCTCAATTAATGTTACAAGAACTACGAAATGTGTTTCCAGAATTTATATTTTTAGATGCACTTTCACTACGTGAGTTTAATCACTATACACTAGATTTTGATGTTGTGTTCTCGCCCATGCAAGTCATGACACATAAAAGGCTGTATATTACTAAAGCAATATTAACCGCACAAGAAAAACAAGATCTCCGACAACACGTGTTGGGTCAACTCAATCATACTTTCGAAACAGACATATACGCTGAAAAAATGCTAGCTATCATACGTGAGCATGCTCACATTCATAACGAACAAGTATTGTTACGAGAAATTAAAAATCAATTTGATGATATTCATGCATATGCTTCAATAACATCATCATCTATTTCGTTAAATGGTAATTTGAATTTACAAGATTTATTGCCAATACACCATATCCAGTTTGCGCAGTGCATTTCAGATATGGAAGTAGCAATACGTTTAGCAGCCGAACCACTTTTGACACAACAATATATAGATGCTAACTACATTGATTCAATGATTAAATCCTTTGACGAAACTTATATGGTTATTCACCAAAATATTGCTATACCTCATGCTGAGAATGAACAAAATGTAAATAGAACAGCTATGAGTATGTTGGTATTAGAAGAACCCTTAACACTCAGTACTGGGTTTGACGTTCATATCTTTGTAGTTATCGCAGCAACAGATAAATTCAAACATTTAAGACCCCTATTACAATTACGAGATTTAGCACAAGACCATAAAAGCATTCAAAGTATCATACAATCTGAATCGAAATCACAAATTTTTGAGACGATTAAGACGTTCTCAAATATAGATTAA
- a CDS encoding zinc-binding dehydrogenase has product MKALVKTGLGFGNLALLDREIPSPTADEVKIKVHYAGICGTDIHTYEGHYKVNVPVTLGHEFSGEVVDIGANVTNFKIGDRVTSETTYYICGECQYCQSGDYNLCNYRKGLGTQQNGGFTQYLVARAASVHHLPDNVSYKAAAMTEPLACAHHAVSKIEIKPDDVAVIMGPGPIGLLVAQVVKSKGAKVIITGLDADKARLDKATELNLDHVVNIQKTDLKAYVNELTDGNGADIVLECSGAVPAAKQGLDILRKKGLYVQVGIFKEPEIPFSLEKIVQKEIRVVGSRSQKPADWEPSLQLLSNGDVDAEALITNELDISQWDEGYKHIKDGAGIKVLLRPIN; this is encoded by the coding sequence ATGAAAGCACTTGTAAAAACTGGATTAGGATTCGGAAACTTAGCATTATTAGATAGAGAAATCCCCTCTCCTACTGCAGATGAAGTCAAAATCAAAGTTCATTATGCCGGTATTTGTGGTACTGATATTCATACTTACGAAGGACATTATAAAGTAAATGTTCCTGTTACACTGGGCCATGAATTTTCAGGAGAAGTTGTAGACATAGGGGCAAATGTCACAAACTTCAAAATTGGTGATCGCGTTACATCTGAAACGACATATTATATATGTGGTGAATGCCAGTACTGTCAAAGTGGAGATTATAATTTATGTAACTATCGAAAAGGCTTAGGCACTCAGCAAAATGGTGGATTTACGCAATACTTAGTAGCACGTGCAGCGAGTGTTCACCATCTACCCGATAACGTTTCTTATAAGGCAGCAGCAATGACAGAACCTTTAGCATGTGCGCATCACGCTGTCTCTAAAATAGAAATAAAACCCGATGATGTCGCTGTAATTATGGGTCCTGGGCCTATCGGATTACTTGTAGCCCAAGTCGTTAAAAGTAAAGGGGCTAAAGTAATTATCACGGGATTAGATGCTGATAAAGCAAGATTAGATAAAGCTACTGAGCTTAATTTAGACCATGTTGTAAATATTCAAAAAACAGATTTAAAAGCGTATGTAAATGAGCTTACTGATGGCAACGGTGCCGATATTGTCTTAGAATGTTCTGGCGCTGTACCTGCAGCCAAACAAGGGCTTGATATCTTACGTAAAAAAGGGTTATATGTGCAAGTTGGCATTTTTAAAGAACCTGAAATTCCTTTCAGTTTAGAAAAAATCGTGCAAAAAGAAATACGTGTAGTAGGAAGTAGAAGCCAAAAGCCCGCTGATTGGGAACCATCACTTCAGTTATTAAGTAATGGAGATGTTGACGCTGAAGCACTGATCACCAATGAACTTGATATTTCACAATGGGATGAAGGTTACAAGCATATTAAGGATGGTGCAGGCATTAAAGTACTACTCCGCCCCATTAATTAA